One window of the Gavia stellata isolate bGavSte3 chromosome 9, bGavSte3.hap2, whole genome shotgun sequence genome contains the following:
- the LBX1 gene encoding transcription factor LBX1 produces MTSKEEPKPSSGEERRRSPLDHLPPPANSNKPLTPFSIEDILNKPSVRRSYTLCGTAHLLSAAEKHPPAGLPLSGRALLSQTSPLCALEELASKTFKGLEVSVLQAAEGRDGMTIFGQRQTPKKRRKSRTAFTNHQIYELEKRFLYQKYLSPADRDQIAQQLGLTNAQVITWFQNRRAKLKRDLEEMKADVESAKKLGPNPAVDIVALAELEPSAEGRGKARSASPPPPPSAAREPGAPPPPRPASPPTERPRSRRDSEEEEEEEEEDVEIDVDD; encoded by the exons ATGACTTCCAAAGAAGAACCCAAGCCCTCCTCGGGGGAAGAACGGCGGCGGAGCCCCTTGGATCACCTCCCACCGCCGGCCAACTCCAACAAGCCCCTCACCCCCTTCAGCATCGAGGACATCCTCAACAAGCCCTCGGTGCGGAGGAGTTACACCCTCTGCGGAACGGCCCACCTCCTCTCCGCCGCCGAGAAGCACCCCCCGGCCGGGCTGCCCCTCTCCGGCCGGGCGCTGCTCTCCCAGACCTCGCCCCTCTGCGCCCTGGAAGAGCTGGCCAGCAAGACCTTCAAGGGGCTGGAAGTCAGCGTGCTGCAGGCGGCCGAAG GCAGGGACGGGATGACGATCTTCGGGCAGAGGCAAACGCCGAAGAAGCGTCGAAAGTCGCGGACGGCCTTCACCAACCACCAGATCTACGAGCTGGAGAAGCGGTTCCTCTACCAAAAATACCTGTCGCCGGCGGACCGGGACCAGATcgcccagcagctggggctcaCCAACGCCCAGGTCATCACCTGGTTCCAGAACCGCCGCGCCAAGCTCAAGCGAGACCTGGAGGAGATGAAGGCCGACGTGGAATCGGCCAAAAAGCTGGGCCCCAACCCCGCCGTGGACATCGTGGCCTTGGCCGAGCTGGAGCCCAGCGCCGAGGGAAGGGGCAAGGCGCGGTCCGcttccccgccgccgcccccctccGCCGCCCGGGAGCccggcgccccgccgccgccccgccccgcctcgccCCCCACGGAgcggccccgcagccgccgggacagcgaggaggaggaggaggaggaggaggaggacgtgGAGATCGACGTGGATGACtga